A genomic stretch from Pararhizobium sp. IMCC21322 includes:
- a CDS encoding ABC transporter permease translates to MIVFGRRLPAMSSLLLWALVWEIVGQTGWTFFIPPLSEVLVTLYNVIGTPAFLKAMYETAYAFVSGVFFAVVIGIPVGILIGKSRLLDELILPWVNIFLSAPLTALVPVLMVLFGFGMKSIIITTTLFAIWIIILNSRAGVKQINRSLVEMARSFGASPLDAFFKIYFWAALPEILGGVRIGVIRAVKGVIIGQLLISIVGFGALFELYSNNFMMSHFWAVLIVLFALAFSLSEFLAYLERRVAYYASSR, encoded by the coding sequence ATGATAGTATTCGGACGCAGATTACCGGCCATGTCTTCGCTGCTGTTGTGGGCTCTTGTCTGGGAAATTGTCGGGCAAACAGGCTGGACGTTTTTTATCCCGCCTCTGTCTGAGGTCCTGGTGACATTGTACAATGTGATCGGCACACCGGCATTTTTGAAAGCCATGTATGAAACAGCTTACGCCTTTGTCAGTGGCGTTTTCTTTGCTGTTGTCATCGGCATACCGGTCGGGATTTTGATCGGCAAAAGCAGGCTGCTTGATGAGCTGATTTTGCCGTGGGTCAATATTTTCCTTAGTGCTCCACTGACAGCGCTTGTTCCTGTTCTGATGGTCCTGTTTGGTTTCGGCATGAAATCGATCATCATCACCACAACGCTTTTCGCAATCTGGATTATCATTCTGAACTCGCGGGCTGGCGTCAAGCAGATCAACAGATCACTTGTAGAAATGGCGCGCAGTTTTGGCGCATCGCCCCTTGATGCATTTTTTAAAATCTATTTCTGGGCTGCACTGCCAGAGATTTTGGGGGGAGTGCGCATTGGTGTTATCCGGGCGGTAAAGGGTGTAATTATCGGTCAGTTGTTGATCTCGATTGTCGGGTTTGGAGCGCTTTTTGAGCTGTACTCCAACAACTTCATGATGTCCCATTTCTGGGCTGTACTCATTGTTCTGTTTGCTCTTGCGTTCTCACTGTCGGAATTTTTGGCCTATCTTGAGCGCAGGGTGGCGTACTACGCCTCTTCCAGATAA
- a CDS encoding NAD(P)-dependent oxidoreductase: MAKVAFIGLGVMGYPMAGHLKTKGGHDVTVYNRTSAKAEKWAAEFGGASAATPREAAADCDFVFCCVGNDDDLRSVTTGTDGAFSDMKSGAIFVDNTTASAEVARELRDAADAKGFGFLDAPVSGGQAGAENGVLTVMVGGDEAIFERAEPVIKSYARMVGLMGPTGAGQLTKMVNQICIAGLVQGLSEGIQFGQNAGLDMEAVIGVISKGAAGSWQMENRHKTMIAGEYEHGFAVDWMRKDLDIVLAEARENGSNLPVTALVDQFYAQVQAMGGNRWDTSALLARLKN; encoded by the coding sequence ATGGCAAAAGTTGCGTTTATCGGCCTTGGCGTCATGGGATACCCTATGGCCGGACATCTGAAGACGAAAGGCGGGCATGACGTCACTGTTTATAACCGCACATCTGCCAAAGCTGAGAAATGGGCAGCAGAGTTCGGTGGAGCGTCTGCCGCAACACCTCGTGAAGCCGCCGCAGATTGTGATTTTGTATTTTGCTGCGTGGGTAATGATGATGATTTGCGCTCAGTCACTACCGGCACAGACGGGGCCTTTTCCGATATGAAATCGGGGGCTATTTTCGTCGACAACACCACAGCTTCCGCTGAAGTTGCCCGGGAATTACGGGACGCTGCTGACGCCAAGGGTTTCGGGTTTCTCGATGCACCGGTCTCTGGTGGCCAGGCAGGCGCGGAAAATGGTGTTCTGACAGTTATGGTTGGTGGTGACGAGGCTATTTTTGAGCGCGCCGAGCCGGTGATTAAATCCTACGCGCGGATGGTTGGCCTTATGGGGCCAACCGGGGCCGGACAATTGACAAAAATGGTCAATCAGATTTGCATCGCAGGCTTGGTGCAAGGCCTGTCAGAAGGCATCCAGTTTGGGCAGAATGCCGGACTTGATATGGAGGCCGTCATCGGTGTTATTTCCAAAGGCGCAGCCGGTTCGTGGCAGATGGAAAACCGTCACAAAACCATGATTGCGGGCGAGTATGAACACGGATTTGCTGTCGATTGGATGCGCAAGGATCTGGACATTGTTCTGGCCGAAGCGCGAGAGAATGGTTCCAACCTTCCCGTCACAGCGCTTGTTGACCAGTTTTACGCGCAAGTGCAGGCGATGGGTGGCAATCGTTGGGACACATCTGCTTTGCTGGCGCGGCTGAAAAACTAG
- the glp gene encoding gephyrin-like molybdotransferase Glp, whose product MSQSRKLLNDCFLHDKDRLRHDDVLTLIQKRIGTIVASETVPLAAANGRILAEPVVAPRNVPLSDNAAVDGYAFRHADFDDVGGWFEVADRIAAGHARTTPMPNQTAARIFTGAAMPSGVDTIAMQEDCEPHIQHDRPYVAIPPGLKPGANCRKSGEDVLEGTTVLVPGERLRPQDMAAIASLGIAQVVVFEKLKVALISTGDELLRPALGTLPQPGQVFDSNSFMLKGLLATVPVDVTDFGVLADDAELIRDTLSKAAADFDIILTSGGASRGDEDHVIAALDELGQRHLWQLAIKPGRPMTMGQIGDCIFVGLPGNPVAAFVCFLLYVRQIILRLQGSAWRLPVRFAVSANFGIDKKKPDRREFLRGILGQTETGALGVKKFDRDGSGLITGLREADGLIEIAETATSLQPGEMVNFIPFSEFGLTPR is encoded by the coding sequence ATGAGCCAATCCCGCAAGCTCCTGAATGATTGCTTTTTGCACGACAAGGACCGGTTGCGTCATGATGATGTTCTCACTCTCATTCAAAAGCGCATCGGTACGATTGTCGCCTCTGAAACGGTTCCCCTGGCGGCAGCCAATGGCCGTATTCTGGCAGAGCCGGTTGTCGCGCCGCGCAACGTGCCCTTGTCAGACAACGCCGCTGTTGATGGTTATGCGTTCCGACACGCCGATTTTGATGATGTTGGCGGCTGGTTTGAAGTTGCTGACAGAATTGCAGCAGGCCATGCGCGCACCACTCCCATGCCAAATCAAACCGCTGCCCGCATATTCACGGGCGCTGCCATGCCTTCAGGCGTTGATACAATTGCCATGCAGGAGGATTGTGAACCCCATATTCAACATGACCGCCCCTATGTGGCTATTCCGCCAGGTTTGAAGCCGGGGGCCAATTGTCGCAAATCCGGAGAGGATGTTCTGGAAGGTACAACAGTTTTGGTGCCTGGAGAAAGACTGCGCCCTCAGGATATGGCAGCCATTGCATCTTTGGGTATTGCTCAGGTTGTGGTTTTTGAAAAACTCAAAGTGGCTCTCATTTCCACAGGTGACGAATTGCTTCGGCCCGCGCTGGGTACGTTGCCTCAACCGGGCCAGGTGTTTGATTCCAATTCCTTCATGTTGAAAGGATTATTAGCAACTGTGCCCGTGGATGTAACCGATTTCGGTGTGCTTGCGGACGACGCTGAGCTGATACGTGACACTCTATCAAAAGCAGCAGCTGACTTTGATATCATCCTGACATCAGGTGGTGCGAGCCGCGGCGATGAAGATCATGTGATTGCGGCGCTTGATGAATTGGGGCAGCGACATCTCTGGCAACTTGCCATCAAGCCGGGGCGTCCCATGACCATGGGGCAAATTGGCGATTGTATCTTTGTTGGCCTGCCCGGAAACCCTGTTGCGGCGTTTGTCTGCTTTCTGCTCTATGTTCGCCAGATAATTCTGCGGCTTCAGGGCAGCGCGTGGCGGTTGCCCGTGCGTTTTGCTGTCTCTGCGAATTTCGGGATCGATAAGAAGAAGCCGGATCGGCGGGAGTTTTTGCGCGGAATTCTGGGGCAAACCGAAACTGGTGCGCTCGGTGTGAAGAAATTTGATCGTGATGGTTCCGGCCTTATCACAGGCTTGCGAGAAGCAGATGGCCTCATTGAAATAGCTGAGACCGCGACCAGCTTGCAGCCGGGGGAAATGGTCAACTTCATTCCGTTTTCAGAATTTGGGCTCACGCCACGCTAA
- the mobB gene encoding molybdopterin-guanine dinucleotide biosynthesis protein B: protein MPEQNPVFGVTGWKNSGKTTLVSRLVAEITTRGFFVSTVKHAHHNFDIDQKGRDSYAHREAGAQEVALVSGRRWALMHELRGDEEPSLDEVLAKLSPCDLVIVEGYKRETHPKIEARRVGSKSDRPLAPDDPSIVAIACDTSLVGEALPVFDIDNITSIADFALKQSGLPMRKSSDRAVS from the coding sequence ATGCCTGAACAGAATCCGGTCTTTGGGGTAACCGGTTGGAAGAACTCCGGGAAGACAACATTGGTCAGCAGGCTTGTCGCTGAAATTACAACTCGTGGTTTCTTTGTATCAACTGTGAAACACGCACACCATAATTTCGATATTGATCAAAAGGGCCGTGACTCTTACGCCCATCGGGAGGCCGGTGCACAGGAAGTGGCGCTTGTCTCTGGCCGTCGATGGGCCTTGATGCATGAATTGCGCGGAGATGAGGAACCTTCGCTTGACGAGGTCCTTGCAAAGCTCTCGCCTTGCGATCTTGTTATAGTCGAGGGCTATAAGCGAGAGACGCATCCCAAGATCGAAGCGCGGCGTGTGGGTTCCAAATCAGACCGGCCGCTCGCGCCAGATGATCCAAGTATTGTCGCCATTGCCTGCGATACAAGCCTGGTTGGCGAGGCCCTGCCCGTTTTTGACATCGATAACATCACCAGTATCGCGGATTTCGCGTTGAAGCAGAGCGGCTTACCGATGCGGAAATCAAGCGACCGCGCGGTTTCATGA
- the mobA gene encoding molybdenum cofactor guanylyltransferase MobA translates to MTNEALILGVVLAGGQSRRMGSIDKTLMPLCGVPMVKRVLDRLRPQVNATIVNTNAEMSQFSHLGVPVLSDTVTGYAGPLAGILTAMEYAEQNGFQHVCSVAADTPFFPTDFVTKLTDVGKQDIVLAGSGGFRQPTFGLWSVGLLAQLREFLTQGEERKIMRFVQKHQWSLVEFDINESDGADPFFNVNTPDDMKLAEQYLSNGETEHA, encoded by the coding sequence ATGACAAATGAAGCGCTGATACTTGGCGTCGTGCTTGCTGGCGGGCAGTCCCGGCGCATGGGATCGATCGACAAAACACTGATGCCGCTTTGTGGTGTGCCCATGGTGAAACGTGTTCTCGACAGATTGCGCCCACAGGTCAATGCCACCATTGTCAACACCAATGCGGAAATGAGCCAGTTCAGCCACCTTGGCGTTCCAGTGCTTAGCGATACGGTTACGGGTTATGCAGGACCATTGGCTGGCATTCTGACTGCCATGGAATATGCTGAACAAAATGGTTTTCAGCATGTCTGCAGTGTGGCGGCAGATACGCCGTTCTTTCCAACCGACTTTGTGACAAAGCTGACGGATGTCGGGAAACAGGATATTGTGCTGGCGGGATCTGGCGGGTTTCGCCAGCCGACATTCGGTCTTTGGTCCGTCGGGCTGTTGGCTCAGTTACGTGAGTTTCTGACACAGGGCGAAGAGCGTAAAATCATGCGTTTTGTTCAAAAGCACCAATGGAGCCTTGTGGAATTTGACATAAACGAAAGTGATGGGGCAGACCCCTTCTTCAACGTAAATACGCCGGACGATATGAAACTGGCTGAGCAATATTTGAGTAATGGTGAGACCGAACATGCCTGA
- the fdhD gene encoding formate dehydrogenase accessory sulfurtransferase FdhD, with amino-acid sequence MNDLILSPQPDDPRLSAAVTGYDQTGALVETRVVTERALTLYLNRQEIVTMMTIGDHPDLLAVGYLENQNMLEDDNPITTVDYDDDLGVVVVRTERETNYEEKLKKKIRTSGCAQGTVFGDVMDSFDGTALSDTAMLSTASLQKLLKRINTMPSLYLTAGAIHGCVLAKGDQPLVYMEDVGRHNAVDKIAGWMRLNNCDPTDKIFYTTGRLTSEMVIKCVMMGIPILVSRSGFTAWGVDLAKSAGLTLVGRARGARFMVLAGQDRVIFDNDQSEEPTDDK; translated from the coding sequence ATGAACGATCTTATTCTATCTCCACAGCCGGATGACCCCAGACTATCGGCCGCCGTAACCGGTTATGACCAGACCGGCGCTTTGGTCGAAACACGTGTGGTCACCGAGCGGGCGCTGACACTGTATCTGAACCGTCAGGAAATCGTCACCATGATGACTATTGGTGACCATCCGGACCTATTGGCGGTGGGCTATCTGGAAAACCAGAACATGCTGGAAGATGACAACCCGATTACAACAGTCGATTATGATGATGATCTGGGCGTCGTCGTGGTGCGCACCGAACGGGAAACGAACTATGAGGAAAAGCTGAAGAAAAAAATTCGCACATCAGGTTGTGCTCAGGGAACTGTGTTTGGTGATGTCATGGATAGTTTTGATGGAACTGCGCTTTCTGATACTGCCATGCTTTCAACGGCTTCCCTCCAAAAGCTCCTGAAACGAATAAACACAATGCCGTCGCTCTATCTGACCGCAGGCGCGATCCATGGCTGCGTTCTGGCCAAGGGTGATCAGCCTTTGGTTTATATGGAAGATGTCGGGCGCCACAATGCTGTGGATAAAATTGCCGGCTGGATGCGGCTGAACAACTGTGATCCGACAGACAAGATTTTCTACACAACCGGACGTCTGACTTCAGAAATGGTTATTAAATGCGTGATGATGGGAATACCCATTCTGGTGTCACGCTCCGGCTTCACTGCCTGGGGCGTGGATCTGGCCAAGAGCGCAGGACTGACCCTGGTTGGACGGGCGCGCGGCGCGCGGTTCATGGTTTTGGCGGGCCAGGACCGGGTTATCTTTGACAATGATCAGTCAGAAGAACCAACAGATGACAAATGA